One Nostoc sp. UHCC 0302 DNA window includes the following coding sequences:
- a CDS encoding iron ABC transporter permease translates to MKILNRNLTRPLQTILTKHRVLWAVLLLSAALVVTLALSLSQGAVPLSLPEFWQAILHKGDPIKQTILWDLRLPRIIAALIVGAALGMSGALLQGMLRNSLADPFILGISAGAGLIVIVMIVLQIFPMAIPLAAWLGAILTSLIVILLGRAGSGISVERLILGGVAVSSLFGAVQSTLLLLTEDGQIQTALSWLVGSLNGRGWQEISTAGPYIIVALLAGCLLARSVNVLALGDDLAVGLGVSLTRSRLLIGGVATLLAAGAVSISGLIGFVGLVIPHGVRLVVGTDHRFVLPLSALAGAWLLTFADLLSRLGAVELPVGSVTALLGSPLFIWLLYRRSTGFSKF, encoded by the coding sequence ATGAAAATCTTGAATCGGAATTTAACTAGACCTTTGCAGACAATTTTGACAAAACACCGCGTACTCTGGGCTGTTTTACTTCTCAGTGCCGCACTGGTAGTAACATTAGCGTTGTCTCTTTCTCAAGGAGCAGTACCTTTGAGTTTGCCAGAATTTTGGCAAGCAATTCTCCACAAAGGCGATCCCATTAAACAGACCATTCTCTGGGATTTGCGGCTTCCACGCATCATTGCTGCTCTCATCGTCGGCGCAGCATTGGGAATGTCAGGAGCGCTACTGCAAGGAATGTTACGTAACAGTCTTGCTGATCCATTTATTCTCGGCATTTCAGCCGGTGCAGGACTAATTGTCATTGTAATGATAGTGTTACAAATATTTCCAATGGCGATTCCTTTAGCAGCATGGTTGGGAGCAATTTTAACTTCTCTAATTGTAATTTTGTTGGGTCGAGCTGGGTCAGGAATTTCGGTTGAGCGGTTGATTTTAGGTGGAGTGGCAGTGAGTTCTTTATTTGGCGCTGTGCAAAGTACATTGCTTTTGCTAACTGAAGACGGTCAAATTCAAACTGCGCTGAGTTGGCTAGTTGGTAGCCTTAACGGACGGGGTTGGCAAGAAATTTCCACTGCTGGGCCTTACATCATCGTGGCACTGCTGGCTGGATGTTTACTGGCGCGATCAGTAAACGTGCTGGCTTTGGGAGATGATTTGGCTGTGGGTTTGGGAGTATCCTTAACGCGATCGCGTCTTTTAATTGGTGGTGTAGCCACTTTATTAGCAGCAGGTGCAGTTAGCATCAGCGGCTTAATTGGCTTTGTCGGTCTTGTCATTCCTCATGGTGTCCGCCTCGTCGTCGGTACAGATCACCGCTTTGTTTTACCACTTTCCGCGCTTGCAGGTGCGTGGTTGCTCACCTTTGCAGATTTACTTTCTAGATTAGGAGCAGTAGAACTACCAGTAGGTTCCGTCACCGCCTTGCTGGGTTCGCCTTTGTTTATCTGGTTACTTTATCGTCGTTCTACTGGATTTAGTAAATTCTAG
- a CDS encoding ABC transporter ATP-binding protein, whose product MPLELQNLTGGYTAAPIVQDINLTLQTGEWLSLVGANGSGKSTLLKLLSRILSPQQGTVLLDGKAIHSEPPNLVAQKLALLPQQQTVPVGLTVRQLVSLGRTPHQPWWQWELNAQDWQKVEAAIQKTQLEKLSDRLVEHLSGGERQRAFLALALAQEPKVLLLDEPTTYLDINYQLQLLELLKNLNQQQELTIVTVLHELNLAARYSSRIALLKQGHLWEVGTPEEVLTPNTIEQVFGVESVIIHTPVGLQVCAISAV is encoded by the coding sequence ATGCCACTCGAACTGCAAAATCTCACAGGCGGTTATACCGCAGCGCCAATTGTCCAAGACATTAATCTAACTCTGCAAACAGGAGAATGGTTGAGTTTAGTCGGTGCAAATGGTTCCGGAAAATCTACATTACTCAAATTGCTGAGTCGTATTCTTTCACCGCAACAGGGAACAGTGCTACTTGATGGCAAGGCAATTCACTCTGAACCGCCAAATTTAGTTGCCCAGAAACTAGCGTTGTTACCACAACAGCAAACGGTTCCTGTGGGTTTAACAGTGCGACAATTAGTAAGTTTAGGACGCACACCACATCAACCTTGGTGGCAATGGGAATTAAATGCTCAAGATTGGCAAAAAGTTGAAGCAGCAATTCAAAAGACGCAACTAGAAAAATTGAGCGATCGCCTAGTAGAACATCTCTCAGGTGGTGAAAGGCAACGGGCTTTTTTAGCTTTGGCATTAGCACAAGAACCAAAAGTATTACTATTAGATGAACCTACAACTTATTTAGATATAAACTATCAACTGCAACTCTTAGAACTACTAAAGAATCTAAATCAGCAGCAAGAACTAACTATTGTCACAGTTTTACATGAACTAAATTTAGCAGCGCGGTACAGTTCCCGCATTGCTTTATTAAAACAAGGTCATCTTTGGGAAGTTGGCACACCAGAAGAAGTTCTTACACCAAACACTATAGAGCAAGTATTTGGTGTAGAATCTGTGATTATTCATACACCCGTGGGCTTACAAGTTTGTGCCATTTCTGCTGTGTAA
- a CDS encoding cadmium resistance transporter produces the protein MNELITAIPTGITAFTATNLDDLVILTLLFSQANASFRRRHIVIGQYLGFCTLVVASLAGFLGGLILPSHWIGLLGLVPITIGLNRLFNPENDSSADTESEPQFSHASTFASFLSPQAYSVAAITIANGSDNIGIYMPLFANTNFSSLLVIIAVFLVLVGVWCYATYKLTCQPAISNLLTRYGNSFVPFVLIGLGVFIILDSASLTPIALVATCLCLIGLVKLYSMGQTTSSDVDFPG, from the coding sequence ATGAACGAACTAATCACGGCAATTCCTACCGGAATCACAGCTTTTACAGCTACAAATCTAGATGATTTGGTTATCTTAACGCTGTTATTTTCACAGGCGAATGCAAGTTTCCGGCGTCGGCACATCGTGATTGGTCAGTACTTGGGCTTTTGTACTCTGGTCGTCGCTAGTCTGGCTGGTTTTCTTGGGGGCTTGATATTGCCATCTCATTGGATTGGTCTTTTGGGTTTAGTACCCATCACCATTGGACTAAATCGTCTATTTAACCCAGAAAACGATTCGTCGGCGGATACAGAGTCAGAACCTCAGTTTTCTCATGCCTCTACCTTCGCTAGTTTTTTGTCTCCCCAAGCTTATAGTGTGGCAGCTATTACCATCGCCAATGGTAGTGATAATATAGGTATTTATATGCCATTGTTCGCCAACACTAACTTCTCCAGTTTGTTAGTGATTATCGCAGTCTTCCTTGTACTGGTAGGGGTTTGGTGCTACGCAACATACAAGCTGACCTGTCAGCCTGCAATCTCTAATTTGCTAACCCGCTATGGTAACAGTTTTGTTCCCTTTGTGTTGATTGGCTTAGGCGTGTTTATTATCCTAGACAGTGCTTCACTAACCCCAATTGCCTTGGTGGCTACCTGCTTGTGTTTAATAGGATTAGTTAAACTATATAGCATGGGACAAACAACATCCTCAGACGTTGACTTTCCAGGGTAA
- a CDS encoding DUF1003 domain-containing protein, with translation MNSVKKVLSNTVDAKVVQKPNLIETQQSVAANTSTDKLTRGQYLADKLANQVGSWKFLICQSTVLAGWVGMNLMPGVPHWDESPFIMLNLVFSFASAYTAPIVLMSQNRQSDTDRRNAEIDHQVNLRAGQNIELLHAKLDELHAQQLNELTQIVKEQQRVINEIRVTLVPESKGIKEIKEVKISRLPGLHVQTNTKFTKEASSNKPFTIDQAIGDNNKVLDKLTSK, from the coding sequence ATGAATTCTGTAAAAAAAGTATTATCAAACACTGTTGATGCAAAAGTAGTTCAAAAACCGAATCTTATAGAAACACAGCAATCAGTAGCCGCAAACACCTCTACCGATAAATTGACTCGTGGGCAGTACCTTGCCGATAAACTAGCAAATCAAGTGGGTTCTTGGAAATTTCTCATTTGCCAAAGTACCGTTTTGGCAGGGTGGGTTGGTATGAACTTAATGCCTGGAGTTCCCCACTGGGATGAGTCACCCTTCATAATGCTTAACTTAGTGTTTTCATTTGCTTCAGCTTATACAGCTCCCATCGTCTTAATGAGCCAGAATCGCCAGTCTGATACTGACCGGAGAAACGCTGAAATTGACCACCAAGTAAATCTCAGGGCTGGACAAAATATTGAACTGCTCCATGCCAAATTGGATGAATTACACGCTCAACAATTAAACGAGTTAACTCAAATAGTTAAAGAGCAGCAACGAGTTATTAATGAGATTAGAGTAACTTTAGTACCTGAATCCAAAGGGATTAAAGAGATTAAAGAGGTTAAAATAAGTCGGTTACCAGGACTTCATGTCCAAACTAACACTAAATTTACTAAGGAAGCTTCCAGTAATAAACCTTTTACTATTGACCAAGCAATTGGAGACAATAACAAAGTTTTGGATAAGTTAACGAGTAAGTAA
- a CDS encoding GIY-YIG nuclease family protein — protein METQNSSPIEHQNVPINHRGLHEFLYSSDDEHTAEVSVTPELANKETEIMPLAAWCAAAENVKVAGVYAVLDTNRHTQYIGYSRNVLLSLNGHVAQNGEQKCAFVRVQAFKFPKRQEMEDLREAWIAELEITPLGNTSESGMWASTVGEVAKAVMSEAERLAYEEKKLKLRKAMADTTLSKESETTDASEAERQRQLEAAVENDDWSAIINAQTQQVKP, from the coding sequence ATGGAAACTCAAAACAGTTCCCCAATTGAACATCAGAATGTACCCATAAATCATCGTGGACTGCATGAATTCTTATATAGTTCCGATGACGAACACACCGCCGAGGTGAGTGTAACTCCTGAATTAGCAAATAAGGAAACTGAAATCATGCCCCTGGCGGCTTGGTGTGCAGCTGCTGAGAATGTAAAAGTTGCAGGTGTTTACGCGGTGTTGGATACAAATCGCCACACGCAATACATCGGCTATTCTCGGAATGTATTGCTGTCTCTGAATGGTCATGTTGCCCAAAATGGGGAGCAAAAGTGTGCTTTCGTGCGCGTGCAGGCATTCAAGTTTCCAAAGCGCCAAGAAATGGAAGATTTACGCGAGGCGTGGATAGCAGAACTTGAAATTACACCACTTGGTAATACTTCCGAAAGCGGAATGTGGGCTAGCACGGTTGGCGAAGTTGCCAAGGCAGTGATGTCAGAGGCGGAACGTTTAGCCTACGAAGAAAAAAAGCTGAAATTGCGAAAAGCAATGGCTGACACAACCCTCTCTAAAGAATCAGAAACAACAGATGCGAGTGAAGCCGAACGTCAACGCCAACTTGAAGCTGCTGTAGAAAATGATGACTGGAGTGCAATTATCAACGCACAGACACAGCAAGTCAAGCCTTAG
- a CDS encoding sugar ABC transporter permease, which produces MNKLTPKDWLFIKQRLTPYLFLLPALVLLGLTVFWPALQAFYLSFTSYEDIAQPPQWIGFANFFQLWKDAVFWKALENTFLYLVGVVPILVIAPLGLAILVNQKLRGMNWFRAAYYTPVVISMVVAGIAWKWLYAENGLLNQLLKTLGIFPEGIPWLTSPAKLLGIVPISLASVMAVTIWKGLGYYMVIYLAGLQSIPADVYEAAAIDGSDGIRKHWDITIPLMKPYLALVAVISAISATKVFEEVYIMTQGGPLSSSKTIVYYLYEQAFNNLEISYACTIGLVLFLIILGLSVLRLVINQQGSDGITI; this is translated from the coding sequence ATGAATAAACTTACGCCCAAAGATTGGCTGTTTATCAAACAGCGGCTGACTCCTTATTTATTTTTACTGCCTGCCTTGGTTCTTTTAGGTTTAACTGTCTTTTGGCCTGCATTACAAGCTTTTTACCTAAGTTTTACCAGTTACGAAGATATTGCCCAACCGCCACAATGGATAGGTTTTGCTAACTTTTTCCAGCTTTGGAAAGATGCCGTTTTTTGGAAAGCACTAGAAAATACTTTTCTATATCTTGTGGGTGTAGTACCAATTTTGGTGATTGCTCCCTTGGGATTGGCAATTTTAGTCAATCAAAAACTGCGAGGAATGAATTGGTTTAGAGCTGCATACTACACTCCTGTAGTAATTTCAATGGTTGTGGCGGGCATAGCTTGGAAATGGTTGTATGCAGAAAACGGCTTACTCAATCAGTTACTCAAAACGTTGGGTATTTTTCCAGAAGGAATTCCCTGGCTAACCAGCCCAGCAAAGCTTTTAGGCATTGTACCGATTTCTCTTGCCAGCGTGATGGCTGTTACTATATGGAAAGGGCTTGGCTATTACATGGTGATTTATTTAGCGGGATTACAATCAATTCCTGCTGATGTGTATGAAGCCGCAGCAATTGATGGCTCTGATGGAATCCGCAAACACTGGGATATCACTATACCGTTGATGAAGCCGTATTTAGCGTTAGTAGCAGTAATTTCGGCTATTTCTGCCACCAAAGTATTTGAAGAAGTATATATTATGACCCAAGGAGGCCCACTTAGTAGCTCGAAAACAATTGTTTACTATTTATATGAGCAAGCTTTTAACAATTTAGAAATTAGCTATGCTTGCACAATTGGGTTAGTGCTATTTTTGATAATTTTGGGCTTATCGGTTTTGCGATTAGTTATTAACCAACAGGGAAGCGATGGTATCACAATCTGA
- a CDS encoding EAL domain-containing protein, giving the protein MVAQQRLAKLDNDENNVLLNETLNALSAAFTYIDKLITSIKDALLVTTETGSIITINQAALELFEYSHEDLILQPISTIITDKQFLQSQNDCLKDCEVICQTKTGRKLVLTFTVVLTEIENLQQFVYIGRDITQRKRNEQLQNLEHTITSILASSDTLSQATTKILSTICSNLEWEWSEFWSLDREVNVLQLSLTWHKASVNSPKLELIYQQNTFAATVELRDRIWANGESVWINNVIEDITFLDKASATSANLHTAFGFPIKCGSEIIGVMTFFSSKIHQEQPDLLTMMAAVGSQIGQFILRCQAETALRESEERFQTFMNNSPVVAFMKDSNGCYVYVNKTCERVFNIKQSDLTCKTDFDWLPEQTAKQVRENDILVLSTGEAAQILETIPTPDGCLRYWIVLKFPFEDSQQRQFVGGVALDITQRKLLEQELHEEKELAQVTLQSIGDAVITTNAFGQIKYLNPVAEQITGWSLVDAEGKLLPDVFQVVNETTRETVENPLEKALHSGCIVNLAKDSVLIARNGNDVAIEDSAAPIRNKDGQIVGAVMVFQNVTQKRSMARQLSWQATHDALTGLFNRCEFEYRLELALDDAKIQNQQHALCYLDLDRFKIVNDTCGHAAGDELLRQVSTLLQGLVRFSDTLARLGGDEFAILLEYCPLEPALRIANAIVQRIQEFRFVWQDKTFNIGASIGLLVINPDSQSLNSVLSAADAACYVAKNNGRNRVHIYQADDRELTQATNQIQWVMRITQALEENRFCLYYQTIVPINSAKLGGEHYEILLRLIDEQGNVVLPMAFIPAAERYNLMQAIDRWVIRTLFASLRQHKTEKSTQSTTQDCTYTINLSGISINDDQFINFVREQLAIYQIPPQTICFEITETVAISNLAKAASFMRSLKELGCRFALDDFGSGMSSFSYLKNLPVDYLKIDGSFVKHIVEEPIDLAMVEAINQIGHVMGIQTIAEFVENKHILEKIQAIGVDYAQGYGIAEPRPFY; this is encoded by the coding sequence ATGGTAGCACAGCAAAGATTGGCAAAGTTAGATAATGATGAAAATAATGTTCTTTTGAATGAGACGTTAAATGCATTATCTGCTGCTTTCACTTATATTGATAAACTTATTACTTCGATAAAAGACGCTTTGTTAGTCACAACAGAGACTGGAAGTATCATAACAATAAATCAGGCAGCACTTGAGTTGTTTGAGTATAGCCACGAAGATTTAATTTTACAACCAATTTCAACTATTATTACTGACAAACAATTTTTACAATCTCAAAATGATTGTTTGAAGGATTGCGAAGTTATTTGTCAAACCAAAACTGGAAGAAAGCTTGTTCTTACCTTTACCGTTGTTCTAACTGAAATAGAGAATTTACAACAATTTGTTTACATCGGTCGAGACATTACTCAGCGCAAGCGAAATGAACAGCTTCAAAATCTAGAACATACTATAACTAGCATCCTGGCATCTTCAGATACGCTTTCTCAAGCCACAACGAAAATATTATCTACTATCTGCTCTAATTTGGAATGGGAATGGAGTGAATTTTGGAGCTTAGATCGAGAAGTTAACGTATTGCAACTAAGTTTAACTTGGCACAAAGCGAGTGTAAATTCCCCAAAGCTTGAGTTAATTTACCAACAGAATACCTTTGCTGCAACTGTTGAACTACGCGATCGCATCTGGGCTAACGGTGAATCAGTTTGGATTAATAATGTTATTGAAGATATCACCTTTCTGGACAAAGCCAGTGCAACCTCAGCAAATCTGCATACAGCTTTTGGTTTTCCGATCAAGTGTGGCAGTGAAATCATAGGCGTTATGACCTTCTTTAGCAGCAAGATTCATCAGGAACAGCCGGATTTGCTAACGATGATGGCTGCGGTTGGTAGCCAGATTGGACAATTTATTTTGCGCTGCCAAGCAGAGACGGCTCTACGCGAAAGTGAAGAGCGCTTTCAGACCTTCATGAACAATAGTCCTGTTGTAGCTTTTATGAAGGACTCTAATGGTTGTTATGTTTATGTAAATAAGACCTGCGAGCGTGTATTCAACATTAAACAAAGTGATTTAACGTGTAAGACAGATTTTGATTGGTTGCCAGAACAAACCGCAAAACAGGTGCGTGAAAATGACATCTTAGTCCTCTCCACAGGTGAAGCAGCACAGATTCTCGAAACTATTCCCACACCAGATGGATGTCTTCGTTACTGGATAGTTTTAAAGTTTCCCTTTGAAGATAGTCAACAACGACAGTTTGTTGGTGGCGTGGCGCTTGATATCACCCAGCGGAAACTCCTGGAACAAGAACTTCATGAAGAAAAAGAACTAGCTCAGGTGACTTTGCAATCCATCGGGGATGCAGTAATTACCACCAATGCTTTTGGACAGATAAAATATCTCAATCCTGTTGCTGAACAAATAACTGGCTGGAGTCTTGTAGATGCAGAGGGAAAGTTGCTACCAGACGTATTTCAGGTTGTCAATGAAACCACTAGAGAAACCGTAGAAAATCCCTTAGAAAAAGCCTTACATTCTGGCTGTATTGTCAATCTTGCTAAAGATAGTGTCCTAATTGCCCGCAATGGTAATGATGTTGCTATTGAAGATTCTGCCGCACCTATTCGCAATAAAGATGGGCAAATTGTTGGTGCGGTAATGGTATTTCAAAACGTTACCCAAAAGCGTAGCATGGCACGTCAGTTATCCTGGCAGGCTACCCACGATGCCTTAACCGGACTATTCAACCGCTGCGAATTTGAGTACCGTTTGGAACTGGCTCTAGACGACGCCAAGATTCAAAATCAACAACACGCGCTGTGTTATTTAGATTTAGACCGCTTCAAGATTGTTAACGATACCTGTGGTCATGCTGCTGGTGATGAACTGTTGCGTCAAGTTAGCACTCTGTTACAAGGTTTAGTCCGCTTCTCTGATACTCTAGCTCGTTTGGGCGGAGATGAATTTGCCATATTGTTGGAATATTGTCCTCTAGAGCCAGCATTGCGGATTGCCAATGCGATTGTCCAACGTATCCAAGAGTTTCGTTTTGTGTGGCAGGACAAAACTTTCAATATTGGAGCCAGCATTGGGTTGCTTGTGATCAATCCAGACAGTCAAAGTCTCAATAGTGTATTAAGTGCTGCTGATGCTGCTTGTTACGTAGCTAAAAACAATGGACGCAATCGTGTGCATATCTATCAAGCCGACGATCGCGAATTGACTCAAGCTACAAACCAAATACAGTGGGTGATGCGAATTACTCAAGCTCTTGAGGAAAATCGTTTCTGCCTTTATTATCAAACAATTGTCCCTATCAATTCAGCAAAGCTTGGTGGTGAGCATTACGAAATTCTCCTACGCTTAATTGATGAACAAGGTAACGTTGTGTTGCCAATGGCATTTATACCTGCGGCTGAACGCTACAATCTCATGCAAGCGATCGACCGTTGGGTAATCCGGACGCTGTTTGCTAGTCTTAGACAACATAAAACAGAAAAATCTACACAATCCACCACGCAGGACTGTACATATACCATCAACCTTTCTGGTATTAGTATCAACGATGACCAATTCATCAACTTTGTGCGTGAACAGTTGGCAATATACCAAATTCCACCACAGACAATCTGCTTTGAAATTACCGAAACTGTTGCCATTTCCAACTTGGCAAAAGCTGCAAGCTTCATGCGATCGCTTAAAGAACTTGGTTGTCGCTTCGCCTTAGACGATTTTGGCAGCGGTATGTCTTCCTTTAGTTATCTGAAAAACTTACCAGTGGATTATCTCAAAATAGATGGAAGTTTTGTCAAACATATTGTGGAGGAGCCGATTGATTTGGCAATGGTAGAAGCCATTAATCAAATCGGTCACGTCATGGGTATTCAAACCATTGCCGAATTTGTCGAAAATAAACACATCCTAGAAAAAATTCAGGCGATCGGGGTGGATTATGCACAGGGTTATGGTATCGCTGAACCACGCCCTTTTTACTAG